From a region of the Phycisphaerae bacterium genome:
- a CDS encoding TolC family protein, with product MTMPTEGVERRGNRRWAGLVILGISVVATSCRAPSGSVESMLERHRTAMDRLPEEEQRMLEQFGDPEETERADDMLPADVLLLEQARSIAVRANPDVHAARARFNAAAARIDEARARYFPVVSFGHTSARTFHTPASLNRLNLAQLPQASTPIDLGDTQSIAVAALISALRRPLFGGSKFTGDRNSFSEHGTSLSLAWSAFDGFIREAQLLSTQYLFRAATFSLSDVERLIIQAVDQAYYQVQLAEEQLRIARADEAFSREQLDETAKLRKAGRASQADVDNFRVRMLSAQTNVTAAMGLRETGLVVLAELMGIPASKLPEALSLSPLETETEKDMTAPDNAEWVGLAFERRPDLKQLNQLLKSEEQQVRANRGLYSPSVNVSASWGFDRSSNLHYSKEDQSTAAGLEVRWDLFTGGARSSRVRQAEARRAEAAARLERRRLAVQAEVHQAVIDVHNAQEQIRLSREALDVARENRRIVQAAYVAGREPLTRLNETQRDFIAADADLVRARIRLRLAWSDLNAAAATYVSNLAQESSEKPPVEP from the coding sequence ATGACCATGCCAACCGAGGGAGTCGAGCGCCGCGGCAATCGGCGTTGGGCGGGGCTTGTCATCCTGGGGATTTCCGTGGTCGCGACTTCCTGCCGCGCGCCTTCCGGCAGCGTGGAGTCGATGCTCGAGCGGCACCGAACGGCCATGGACCGCCTTCCCGAGGAAGAGCAGCGGATGCTGGAGCAGTTCGGCGATCCGGAGGAAACCGAGCGGGCCGACGACATGCTGCCGGCGGACGTGCTCCTGCTGGAGCAGGCGCGATCGATCGCGGTGCGGGCCAATCCGGATGTCCATGCGGCGCGAGCGCGGTTCAACGCGGCCGCGGCGCGGATCGATGAAGCACGCGCGCGGTACTTCCCCGTGGTCTCGTTCGGGCATACCTCGGCACGGACATTCCACACGCCGGCGAGTCTGAATCGGCTGAACCTCGCGCAACTGCCGCAGGCGTCGACGCCGATTGACCTGGGGGACACGCAGAGCATTGCGGTTGCGGCGCTGATCAGCGCCTTGCGCCGGCCGCTGTTCGGCGGCTCGAAATTCACCGGCGATCGCAATTCCTTCAGCGAACACGGGACATCGCTGAGTCTGGCGTGGTCGGCGTTCGACGGATTCATCCGCGAAGCGCAGCTCCTCTCCACGCAATACCTGTTTCGGGCGGCGACGTTCTCGCTCTCCGACGTCGAACGGCTCATTATCCAAGCGGTGGATCAGGCGTATTACCAGGTGCAGCTCGCCGAGGAGCAACTGCGCATCGCTCGCGCGGACGAGGCGTTCAGCCGCGAGCAGCTCGATGAGACGGCAAAGCTGCGCAAGGCCGGGCGGGCTTCCCAGGCGGACGTGGACAACTTCCGCGTGCGCATGCTCAGCGCCCAGACCAATGTGACCGCGGCGATGGGGCTACGTGAAACTGGGCTCGTGGTATTGGCGGAGCTTATGGGCATTCCGGCCTCGAAGCTGCCAGAGGCACTTTCCCTGTCGCCACTGGAGACCGAGACGGAAAAGGACATGACGGCTCCGGACAACGCGGAGTGGGTTGGTCTGGCGTTCGAGCGCCGCCCGGACCTCAAGCAGCTCAATCAACTCCTCAAGAGCGAGGAACAGCAGGTGCGGGCGAACCGGGGGCTGTACAGTCCATCGGTGAATGTCAGTGCGTCCTGGGGGTTTGATCGCAGCTCCAATCTCCACTACAGCAAGGAGGACCAGTCCACGGCGGCGGGTCTGGAAGTCCGATGGGATCTGTTCACGGGCGGGGCGAGGTCATCGCGCGTCCGCCAGGCGGAAGCACGTCGAGCGGAGGCGGCCGCGCGCCTGGAGCGGCGCCGACTGGCGGTACAGGCGGAGGTTCACCAGGCGGTTATTGATGTACACAATGCGCAGGAGCAGATTCGCCTGAGTCGCGAGGCGCTGGATGTTGCCCGTGAGAACCGCCGGATCGTGCAGGCGGCGTACGTTGCGGGACGGGAGCCACTCACACGGCTGAATGAGACGCAGCGGGATTTCATTGCGGCCGACGCCGATCTGGTGCGGGCGCGCATTCGTTTGCGTCTGGCGTGGTCCGATCTGAATGCGGCCGCGGCGACGTACGTATCGAACCTTGCGCAGGAATCCAGTGAGAAACCCCCCGTTGAACCGTAA